In the Oryzias latipes chromosome 23, ASM223467v1 genome, one interval contains:
- the LOC101160208 gene encoding angiopoietin-4: MGGLLGWSELMLALLLIFSMQTGSGSVNAVGPPDCSYIRTFSSNGASGVYSIQPEGFRFSFEAYCEMGTNGIWTVIQKRTGGAVTFDREWAAYKNGFGFASWDHWLGLEKISAMTKDKSKRWKLRVDLWDFEGGSAYAEYEDFRVGDESTNYRLSVGRYSGTAGDAIRGAYPGVDQNGYGFSTFDHDSDGCNPCLFGDIATNRCTDFNSGGWWYSKCGSANLNGNWHPKGDNIGWSSGLHWLTWKGPAPYSAKATRMMITPM; encoded by the exons ATGGGAGGTCTCCTCGGCTGGTCTGAACTCATGTTAGCTCTCCTCTTGATCTTCTCCATGCAGACTGGG AGTGGATCAGTAAATGCAG TTGGACCACCCGATTGTTCCTACATTCGGACCTTTTCATCAAATGGAGCCAGTGGGGTTTACAGCATCCAACCTGAAGGATTCAGGTTCAGCTTTGAG GCTTACTGTGAGATGGGTACAAATGGAATCTGGACAGTGATCCAGAAGCGTACTGGAGGAGCTGTGACTTTCGACAGGGAATGGGCAGCATATAAAAATGGATTTGGATTTGCTtcat GGGATCACTGGCTCGGTCTGGAGAAGATTTCTGCTATGACCAAAGACAAATCCAAGAGGTGGAAACTGAGAGTGGACCTGTGGGACTTTGAAGGGGGTAGTGCTTATGCTGAGTATGAAGACTTCAGGGTGGGAGATGAGAGCACAAACTACAGACTGAGTGTTGGCAGATACAGTGGAACCGCAG GTGATGCTATCCGAGGAGCCTATCCCGGCGTCGACCAAAATGGCTATGGCTTCAGCACCTTTGACCATGACAGTGACGGCTGCAACCCTTGCCTCTTTGGTGATATTGCTACAAATAGATGCACTGATTTCAACAGTGGTGGCTGGTGGTACAGCAAGTGCGGCTCTGCCAATCTGAATGGTAACTGGCATCCAAAGGGGGATAACATTGGTTGGTCTTCAGGTCTTCACTGGCTCACCTGGAAAGGACCTGCCCCCTACTCAGCCAAAGCCACCAGAATGATGATCACTCCCATGTAA